A single region of the Corallococcus caeni genome encodes:
- a CDS encoding M48 family metalloprotease, whose translation MSAGAAFTPEEVERCWREALALWDVHVQLSPPEPHQPFRPGEAAANEPLAYIDLVRRQVFVNFDLLIRMGARDSLTAVLAHEIGHHVRFPHTLGWDAELRVLEQRLIPGLGQSLTNLFFDLQVNEFVGRTRADALCEVYRGFQRTPDGRKKNQSPKKKDKKDADPGGTSPLFCFYLAIYEELWRKEPGHLVPADQLSRLEEAYPGFRAQARMFVQTFYTLADGRLQFLYFCASFIRFIDLPSEVSFFIPLGGDLGIPDEGDLDAAVQSGGRWEDALKEARANGWLDDSHDTKESEPLDTIRRATAHLPGTDGGRLRRALVARYYRRLVDQHILKLPASPAKPEPYLRTIPEAWEYGDDPSTIDWTLTVIAQGPLAAVNPLRRELEADLPPPSDLGVPALEIYLDTSGSMPNPEQQLNAMTLAAQVLSASAIRKGATVRGIIYSADNPVVSPWMYDEETARDFFLHYIGGGTWFPVEVMEALSQERPDALRVVISDSDFLHNMQQEGALPRLMRGMSRSRRVVAFLALPDDAPALKVLAPVLGSPRFRLATVQWMSDFGRAAAALADALLEK comes from the coding sequence ATGAGCGCGGGCGCGGCCTTCACCCCGGAGGAGGTGGAGCGGTGCTGGCGCGAAGCGCTGGCGCTGTGGGACGTGCACGTGCAGTTGAGCCCGCCCGAACCGCACCAGCCCTTCCGGCCCGGAGAGGCCGCGGCGAACGAACCGCTCGCGTACATCGACCTGGTGCGCCGGCAGGTCTTCGTGAACTTCGACCTGCTCATCCGCATGGGCGCGCGCGACAGCCTCACCGCCGTGCTGGCCCATGAGATTGGCCACCACGTCCGCTTCCCGCACACGCTGGGGTGGGACGCGGAGCTGCGCGTGCTGGAGCAGCGTCTCATCCCGGGCCTGGGCCAGTCCCTCACCAACCTGTTCTTCGACCTCCAGGTGAACGAGTTCGTGGGGCGCACCCGCGCCGACGCGCTGTGCGAGGTGTACCGGGGCTTCCAGCGCACGCCCGACGGACGCAAGAAGAACCAGTCGCCGAAGAAGAAGGACAAGAAGGACGCGGACCCGGGAGGCACGTCGCCGCTGTTCTGCTTCTACCTGGCCATCTACGAGGAGCTGTGGCGCAAGGAGCCCGGGCACCTGGTGCCCGCGGATCAATTGAGCAGGTTGGAAGAGGCCTACCCGGGCTTCCGCGCGCAGGCGCGCATGTTCGTGCAGACGTTCTACACGCTGGCCGACGGGCGGCTGCAATTCCTCTACTTCTGCGCCAGCTTCATCCGCTTCATCGACCTGCCCTCGGAGGTGAGCTTCTTCATCCCGCTGGGCGGCGACCTCGGCATCCCGGATGAAGGGGACCTGGACGCGGCGGTGCAGTCCGGCGGCCGGTGGGAGGACGCACTGAAGGAGGCCCGCGCGAACGGCTGGCTGGACGACTCGCACGACACGAAGGAGTCGGAGCCGCTGGACACCATCCGCCGCGCGACGGCGCACCTGCCCGGCACCGACGGCGGCCGGCTGCGGCGCGCGCTGGTGGCCCGGTACTACCGGCGGCTCGTGGACCAGCACATCCTCAAGCTGCCCGCCTCGCCCGCGAAGCCGGAGCCCTACCTGCGCACGATTCCGGAGGCGTGGGAGTACGGCGACGACCCGTCCACCATCGACTGGACGCTCACGGTGATTGCGCAGGGCCCGCTGGCCGCGGTGAACCCGCTGCGCCGCGAGCTGGAGGCGGACCTGCCGCCCCCGTCGGACCTGGGCGTGCCCGCGCTCGAAATCTACCTGGACACCAGCGGCTCCATGCCCAACCCGGAGCAGCAGCTCAACGCGATGACGCTGGCCGCGCAGGTGCTGTCCGCCTCGGCCATCCGCAAGGGCGCCACGGTGCGCGGCATCATCTACTCGGCGGACAACCCCGTCGTGTCCCCGTGGATGTACGACGAGGAGACGGCGCGCGACTTCTTCCTGCACTACATCGGCGGGGGGACGTGGTTCCCGGTGGAGGTGATGGAGGCGCTGTCCCAGGAGCGGCCGGACGCGCTGCGCGTCGTCATCTCCGACAGCGACTTCCTCCACAACATGCAGCAGGAGGGCGCGCTGCCCCGGCTGATGCGCGGGATGAGCCGGTCGCGCCGGGTGGTGGCCTTCCTCGCGCTGCCGGATGACGCCCCCGCCCTGAAGGTGCTGGCGCCGGTGCTGGGCAGCCCGCGCTTCCGGCTGGCGACCGTGCAATGGATGTCTGACTTTGGCCGTGCCGCCGCGGCGCTGGCCGATGCCCTGTTGGAGAAATGA
- a CDS encoding MoxR family ATPase, translating to MANQDWVSRLLTGRASADKGLSVHLSERDGGSLHDKMRQAYWWITNNAVICPYYDIEFGGTAALKNTAGDEVHLPEDMSYSSFVLIPLLTLFTCRRALLVGGPGRGKTTSAILMALLSGMGREDVHRGIQRGHPQLSIADLLGAPLPSDMLKAEDLSAVKVSWRKWIGQRVKIIDEYNRIPTKTQSALLSLLGEGYAEMMDQYVYTGRSSWFLTANDDQGGGTFQVIEALKDRLDVVVRAVPFNSGFVDTLLQRIESDKSPEELLPKDIVFTPGELEKAYNAILAVEVPKGALERVAFFLGQLDFCRMASPRFEFKHKDTLKLAGQTVSAVCNEQCPLDKKVHLCTQTENGTSVRAYQTILHFAKALAFFRGHRAVELEDFRQIIPWVLHEKLTPNARSPFFEAKGNKMLLQDRVAWIRNMFDMAMARYGTHAPVRQKVVALRAELDLGLAGVDLRTTEKRLSAVTVLMNELMTRQELSGPVYEDLIHLKSLYSRYRNYATWLKENPGGQGQP from the coding sequence ATGGCCAACCAGGATTGGGTCTCGCGCCTGCTCACCGGGCGTGCGTCGGCGGACAAGGGCCTCAGCGTCCACCTCTCCGAACGCGACGGCGGCAGCCTCCACGACAAGATGCGGCAGGCGTATTGGTGGATCACCAACAACGCCGTCATCTGCCCGTACTACGACATCGAGTTCGGCGGCACCGCCGCCCTCAAGAACACCGCGGGCGACGAGGTCCACCTCCCGGAGGACATGAGCTACAGCTCCTTCGTCCTCATCCCGCTGCTCACCCTGTTCACCTGCCGCCGCGCCCTGCTCGTCGGCGGCCCGGGCCGCGGCAAGACGACGTCCGCCATCCTCATGGCGCTGCTCTCCGGCATGGGCCGCGAGGACGTGCACCGGGGCATCCAGCGCGGCCACCCGCAGCTGTCCATCGCGGACCTGCTCGGCGCGCCCCTGCCCTCCGACATGCTCAAGGCGGAGGACCTGTCCGCCGTGAAGGTCAGCTGGCGCAAGTGGATTGGCCAGCGCGTGAAGATCATCGACGAGTACAACCGCATCCCCACCAAGACGCAGTCCGCCCTGCTGTCGCTCTTGGGCGAGGGCTATGCGGAGATGATGGACCAGTACGTCTACACCGGCCGCTCGTCCTGGTTCCTCACCGCCAACGACGACCAGGGCGGCGGCACCTTCCAGGTCATCGAAGCGCTCAAGGACCGCCTGGACGTCGTCGTGCGCGCCGTGCCCTTCAACTCCGGCTTCGTGGACACGCTGCTCCAGCGCATCGAGTCCGACAAGTCCCCGGAGGAGCTGCTCCCCAAGGACATCGTCTTCACCCCCGGCGAGCTGGAGAAGGCCTACAACGCCATCCTCGCCGTGGAGGTGCCCAAGGGCGCCCTGGAGCGCGTGGCCTTCTTCCTGGGCCAGCTCGACTTCTGTCGCATGGCGTCCCCGCGCTTCGAGTTCAAGCACAAGGACACGCTCAAGCTCGCAGGCCAGACCGTGTCCGCCGTGTGCAACGAGCAGTGCCCCTTGGACAAGAAGGTGCACCTCTGCACGCAGACGGAGAACGGCACCAGCGTGCGCGCGTACCAGACCATCCTCCACTTCGCGAAGGCGCTCGCGTTCTTCCGCGGCCACCGCGCGGTGGAGCTGGAGGACTTCCGGCAGATCATCCCCTGGGTGCTGCACGAGAAGCTCACCCCCAACGCGCGCAGCCCCTTCTTCGAAGCCAAGGGCAACAAGATGTTGCTCCAGGACCGCGTGGCGTGGATCCGCAACATGTTCGACATGGCCATGGCCCGCTACGGCACGCACGCGCCCGTGCGCCAGAAGGTCGTCGCGCTGCGCGCGGAGCTGGACCTGGGCCTGGCCGGCGTGGACCTGCGCACCACGGAGAAGCGCCTGTCCGCCGTCACCGTGCTGATGAATGAATTGATGACCCGCCAGGAGCTGTCCGGCCCGGTGTACGAGGACCTCATCCACTTGAAGTCCCTCTACAGCCGCTACCGCAACTACGCGACGTGGCTGAAGGAGAACCCGGGCGGTCAGGGGCAGCCATGA
- a CDS encoding S41 family peptidase has product MAVRTTRWWVAGLLLAGSVQAATAPYAKRGDEIVDLVRTRFFDAAKGTAWADAHQGYAADAKDVEDFTRRTNAALAELKASHTAYYPKESPGHAEVSSIFQVFLKQQNVEATGIGVDVRETPDGFFVRHVFADGPGAKAGLLRGDRLVTVEGKPFHPWHAFTNRAGRATRLTVERVKGAAPLSLTVTPRRMNPRKEWLAVQKASGQVVERQGRRVAYQHVYACTGEEYQQALEEELQDAFADADALVIDFRDGWGGCNPAFVNLFNPQVPVLANTGRDGKTQPYAPSWRKPVVLLVNGNSRSGKELVAFAMKRHKLATLVGERTAGAVLGGGPQRLSNGDLLYLAVMDVTADGERIEGVGVPVDVEVPDALPYAAGADPQRERALDVAASLVKG; this is encoded by the coding sequence ATGGCGGTCCGGACAACGCGGTGGTGGGTGGCGGGGCTGCTCCTCGCGGGCAGCGTCCAGGCGGCGACGGCTCCCTACGCGAAGCGGGGTGATGAAATCGTCGACCTCGTGCGCACCCGCTTCTTCGATGCGGCGAAGGGCACCGCCTGGGCCGACGCGCACCAGGGCTACGCCGCCGACGCGAAGGACGTGGAGGACTTCACCCGGCGCACGAACGCGGCGCTCGCGGAGCTGAAGGCCTCGCACACGGCCTACTACCCGAAGGAGAGCCCCGGCCACGCGGAGGTGTCCTCCATCTTCCAGGTCTTCCTCAAGCAGCAGAACGTGGAGGCCACCGGCATCGGCGTAGACGTGCGGGAGACCCCGGACGGCTTCTTCGTCCGCCATGTCTTCGCGGACGGCCCTGGCGCGAAGGCGGGCCTCTTGCGCGGGGACCGGCTCGTCACCGTGGAGGGCAAGCCCTTCCATCCGTGGCACGCCTTCACGAACCGCGCGGGCCGCGCCACCCGCCTCACCGTGGAGCGCGTGAAGGGCGCCGCGCCCCTGTCGCTCACCGTCACGCCCCGTCGCATGAACCCGCGCAAGGAATGGCTCGCGGTCCAGAAGGCCAGCGGGCAGGTCGTGGAGCGCCAGGGCCGCCGCGTCGCCTACCAGCATGTCTACGCGTGCACCGGCGAGGAGTACCAGCAGGCCCTGGAGGAAGAACTCCAGGACGCCTTCGCGGACGCGGACGCGCTCGTCATCGACTTCCGCGACGGCTGGGGCGGCTGCAATCCGGCCTTCGTCAACCTCTTCAATCCCCAGGTCCCCGTGCTCGCCAACACCGGCCGAGACGGCAAGACGCAGCCCTACGCGCCGTCGTGGCGCAAGCCGGTGGTGCTGCTCGTCAACGGCAACTCGCGCAGCGGCAAGGAACTGGTGGCCTTCGCGATGAAGCGCCACAAGCTGGCGACGCTCGTGGGCGAGCGGACCGCGGGCGCGGTGCTGGGCGGCGGGCCGCAGAGGCTGTCCAACGGGGACCTGCTCTACCTCGCCGTCATGGACGTGACGGCGGACGGCGAGCGCATCGAAGGCGTGGGCGTCCCGGTGGACGTGGAGGTCCCGGACGCGCTGCCGTACGCGGCCGGCGCGGATCCGCAGCGGGAGAGGGCGCTCGACGTGGCCGCCTCCCTGGTGAAGGGCTGA
- a CDS encoding radical SAM protein, which produces MRYELHDSRVLTWSLETHVTTHCNLRCAQCCPLSPHLPAWAVSPQALGEDLRRLSRVLKPNVFKLTGGEPFLHPDLPAVLDVVRASGIAEQVSVTTNGFLAQSAPDAVYERLDRMTLSFYTSAPLPERSIARITERCDQHGVHLTVKAIDRFQRITPDAPLASDAEVQDVFAKCWLKQRCHLVHRGRFYTCTRPPHVATVLAAEHPHLPALAEGDGVPLDAPDLLTRLLAYLERDTPLATCRHCLGSSGPWEPHAQLPRARAAS; this is translated from the coding sequence GTGCGCTACGAGCTTCACGACAGCCGCGTCCTCACCTGGTCCCTGGAGACGCACGTCACCACGCACTGCAACCTGCGCTGCGCGCAGTGCTGCCCGCTGTCGCCGCACCTGCCCGCGTGGGCCGTGTCCCCCCAGGCGCTGGGTGAAGACCTGCGCCGGCTCTCTCGCGTGCTCAAGCCCAACGTCTTCAAGCTCACCGGCGGTGAGCCCTTCCTCCACCCGGACCTGCCCGCCGTGCTGGACGTCGTGCGCGCCTCCGGGATCGCTGAACAGGTGTCCGTCACCACCAACGGCTTCCTCGCCCAGAGCGCTCCGGACGCCGTGTACGAACGGCTCGACCGGATGACGCTGTCGTTCTACACGTCCGCGCCCCTGCCCGAACGCTCCATCGCGCGCATCACCGAGCGCTGCGACCAGCACGGCGTCCACCTCACCGTGAAGGCCATCGACCGCTTCCAGCGCATCACCCCGGACGCGCCGCTCGCGTCCGACGCGGAGGTGCAGGACGTCTTCGCGAAGTGCTGGCTCAAGCAGCGCTGCCACCTGGTCCACCGGGGCCGCTTCTACACCTGCACCCGCCCGCCCCACGTCGCCACCGTCCTCGCCGCGGAGCACCCGCACCTGCCCGCGCTCGCGGAAGGCGACGGCGTGCCGCTCGACGCTCCGGACCTGCTCACGCGCCTCCTGGCCTACCTGGAACGCGACACCCCGCTGGCCACCTGCCGCCACTGCCTGGGCTCCAGCGGCCCTTGGGAGCCCCACGCGCAGCTGCCTCGCGCTCGCGCCGCTTCTTGA
- a CDS encoding sensor histidine kinase, translating into MTVPVPSPPEQPPTPRPSLAPPVPPEGARREEGSALLRYGLAVTSVAVAYVVQRALWPIAVSTPYLAFFGAVVFSSWRGGWGPGLVSTALSLLLVQYFFLPPVGAWRLDAANVVALVFFLALSLFATTLNVRLRRANAERADLLERERAARAAAEYERARLRELFMLAPAHLVIFRGPQHVFELSNPLNTAMLGNPERLLGLPAREVGPKEEAERVGQMLDHVYTTGEPFMGREVALKLPQPDGSIREYIFDVTYTPTRDVRGQVDGVAGFAFDVTDLVRARARAERLARELSHNEEHLRLLAGASSFLATSLDSKATLSNVVRLAVPTVADWCIVDMTTGDGGIQRLEVAHAPGEPAELREPLWAPAPYEAIAPALGGAMPLLLRGQPFFIQDVTEEGLRQLTSDPERLEVFRKLRLRSLVLVPMVAGERPLGILSFGTTWRSGRGYTAADIPFLQELANRAALSMENARLYQEAREAVRLRDEFLSIASHELKTPLTPLNLKLQALRRELDRTPGPVRRELVENYLDVGSRQLKKLAELVNDLLDVSRIAAGRMSLEPTPVDLVELVRDVVAAYEGPAARSGSTLQLECADAVTMGLWDRPRLEQVVVNLVDNAIKYGQGRPIHVRLETREGRAVLTVRDQGIGIAEDSLPRLFGRFERAVSGRNYGGLGLGLYITRTLVQAMGGTVRVESHLGQGSVFTVELPLQAEAPAA; encoded by the coding sequence ATGACCGTCCCTGTCCCCTCCCCTCCCGAACAACCACCCACGCCCCGGCCGTCGCTCGCGCCCCCGGTGCCTCCTGAAGGGGCTCGGCGGGAGGAGGGCTCCGCCCTGCTCCGCTACGGGCTGGCGGTGACGAGCGTCGCGGTGGCCTACGTCGTCCAGCGGGCGCTGTGGCCCATCGCGGTCAGCACGCCGTACCTGGCCTTCTTCGGCGCCGTCGTGTTCTCCAGCTGGCGGGGGGGCTGGGGGCCGGGGCTCGTGTCCACGGCGCTGTCGCTGCTCCTGGTGCAGTACTTCTTCCTCCCGCCGGTGGGTGCGTGGCGGCTGGATGCGGCCAACGTCGTCGCGCTGGTCTTCTTCCTCGCGCTCTCGCTGTTCGCGACGACGTTGAACGTGCGGCTGCGCCGGGCCAACGCGGAGCGCGCGGACCTGCTGGAGCGCGAGCGCGCGGCCCGCGCCGCCGCCGAGTACGAACGCGCGCGGCTGCGGGAGTTGTTCATGCTGGCGCCCGCGCACCTGGTCATCTTCCGCGGCCCCCAGCACGTCTTCGAGCTGTCCAACCCCCTCAACACCGCGATGCTGGGCAACCCGGAGCGCCTCCTGGGCCTGCCCGCGCGGGAGGTGGGCCCGAAGGAGGAGGCCGAGCGCGTGGGCCAGATGCTGGACCACGTCTACACGACGGGCGAGCCCTTCATGGGCCGGGAGGTGGCCCTCAAGCTGCCGCAGCCGGACGGCTCCATCCGCGAGTACATCTTCGACGTCACGTACACGCCCACGCGCGATGTCCGGGGGCAGGTGGACGGCGTCGCCGGCTTCGCCTTCGACGTGACGGACCTGGTGCGCGCCCGTGCGCGCGCGGAGCGGCTGGCGCGCGAGCTGTCGCACAACGAGGAGCACCTGCGCCTGCTGGCGGGGGCCAGCTCCTTCCTGGCCACGTCGCTGGACTCCAAGGCCACGCTGAGCAACGTGGTGCGCCTGGCGGTCCCCACCGTGGCGGACTGGTGCATCGTCGACATGACGACGGGGGACGGCGGCATCCAGCGGCTGGAGGTCGCGCACGCGCCCGGCGAACCCGCAGAGCTGCGTGAGCCGCTGTGGGCTCCGGCCCCGTACGAGGCCATCGCGCCCGCGCTGGGGGGCGCCATGCCGCTGCTGCTCCGGGGCCAGCCCTTCTTCATCCAGGACGTCACCGAGGAGGGCTTGCGGCAGCTGACGAGCGACCCCGAGCGGCTGGAGGTGTTCCGCAAGCTGCGCCTGCGCTCCCTCGTGCTGGTGCCCATGGTGGCCGGGGAGCGGCCGCTGGGCATCCTCAGCTTCGGCACCACCTGGCGGTCCGGCCGCGGCTACACGGCCGCGGACATCCCCTTCCTCCAGGAGCTGGCCAACCGCGCCGCGCTGTCCATGGAGAACGCGCGGCTGTACCAGGAGGCGCGCGAAGCGGTGCGCCTGCGCGACGAGTTCCTGTCCATCGCGAGCCACGAGCTGAAGACGCCGCTCACGCCGCTCAACCTCAAGCTCCAGGCGCTGCGGCGCGAGCTGGACCGCACCCCGGGCCCGGTGCGGCGCGAGCTGGTGGAGAACTACCTGGACGTCGGCTCGCGGCAGCTGAAGAAGCTGGCGGAGCTGGTGAACGACCTGCTGGACGTGTCGCGCATCGCGGCCGGGCGGATGTCCCTGGAGCCCACGCCGGTGGACCTGGTGGAGCTGGTGCGCGACGTGGTGGCCGCCTACGAGGGCCCCGCCGCGCGCTCCGGCTCCACGCTCCAGCTGGAGTGCGCGGACGCCGTGACGATGGGCCTGTGGGACCGGCCGCGCCTGGAGCAGGTGGTGGTGAACCTGGTGGACAACGCCATCAAGTACGGCCAGGGGCGCCCCATCCACGTCCGCCTGGAGACGCGCGAAGGCAGGGCGGTGTTGACGGTGCGGGACCAGGGCATCGGCATCGCGGAGGACTCGCTGCCGCGCCTCTTCGGCCGCTTCGAGCGCGCGGTGAGCGGGCGGAACTACGGCGGCCTGGGACTGGGCCTCTACATCACCCGCACGTTGGTGCAGGCCATGGGAGGCACGGTGCGCGTGGAGAGCCACCTGGGCCAGGGCTCCGTCTTCACCGTGGAGCTGCCCCTGCAAGCGGAGGCCCCCGCGGCCTGA
- a CDS encoding response regulator transcription factor, whose translation MLDAPSSSPRLALVSEDPLARGALARVLSEQAEAWTVVAAGTQVELEATRGEPPDVVLWDTGLRLEEGAAPDLGAPVLALVADEAAGELALGAGARGLLFRDVAPGMLGAALHAVARGLTVFEPGLSQVRAAPRSTAPTGAPGPDTLTPREREVLGLLAEGLSNKAIADRLAISEHTAKFHVNAVLAKLGVQRRTEAVVRAARMGLVTL comes from the coding sequence ATGTTGGATGCGCCCTCCTCATCGCCCAGGCTCGCGCTCGTCTCCGAGGACCCCCTGGCCCGGGGTGCGCTCGCACGGGTGTTGAGCGAACAGGCGGAGGCCTGGACGGTGGTGGCAGCGGGCACGCAGGTGGAGCTGGAGGCGACGCGAGGCGAGCCGCCCGACGTGGTCCTCTGGGACACGGGCCTGCGGCTGGAGGAAGGCGCGGCGCCGGACCTGGGCGCGCCGGTGCTGGCGCTGGTGGCGGACGAGGCGGCGGGGGAGCTGGCGCTGGGGGCGGGCGCGAGGGGCCTGCTGTTCCGCGACGTGGCGCCGGGGATGCTGGGGGCCGCGCTGCACGCGGTCGCGCGAGGCCTCACGGTGTTCGAGCCGGGCCTGTCCCAGGTGCGCGCCGCGCCCCGGAGCACGGCGCCGACGGGAGCGCCGGGGCCGGACACGCTGACACCGCGCGAGCGCGAGGTGCTGGGATTGCTGGCGGAGGGCCTGTCGAACAAGGCCATCGCGGACCGGCTGGCCATCAGCGAGCACACCGCGAAGTTCCACGTCAACGCGGTGCTGGCCAAGCTGGGCGTGCAGCGGCGCACGGAGGCGGTGGTGAGGGCCGCGCGGATGGGACTGGTGACGCTCTAG
- a CDS encoding type II toxin-antitoxin system death-on-curing family toxin — translation MSDSQPYDRFCGLSRLQELQAKGIAAHGGRLGVRDALGPGATLGAAWTAEEYSVGPEAVPGLMFAVYLLFYIATKQVFVDGNKRIAWLAMCEALACMGLEVEATIDEAEALVMAISNNQYKDVEPVFLWVVEHLRELRVGG, via the coding sequence ATGAGTGACTCGCAGCCGTATGACCGGTTCTGTGGCTTGTCCCGGCTCCAGGAGCTTCAGGCCAAGGGCATCGCCGCGCATGGCGGAAGATTGGGCGTCCGCGACGCCCTGGGCCCTGGCGCGACCCTGGGCGCGGCCTGGACCGCGGAGGAGTACAGCGTCGGGCCAGAAGCGGTCCCGGGGCTGATGTTCGCCGTCTACCTGCTCTTCTACATCGCGACGAAGCAGGTCTTCGTGGACGGGAACAAGCGCATCGCCTGGCTCGCCATGTGCGAGGCCCTGGCCTGCATGGGCCTGGAGGTGGAGGCCACGATTGATGAGGCGGAGGCGCTGGTGATGGCCATCTCCAACAACCAGTACAAGGACGTGGAGCCGGTGTTCCTCTGGGTCGTCGAACACCTGCGCGAGCTGCGCGTCGGCGGCTAG
- a CDS encoding AMP-binding protein, with protein MTLGVAPKARIRRDSHTQRPHLPWALDVAAGLARHAATGDEAVARAELEARLPALREALFGSPYYVRVLRESGLHPGDLRRLEDLRHFPALDRATLARHWEDVPTLPAASDECVVVKSSGTTGDPVNVLRDRRDCLLMWAVLRFFTGRANTAPPARPRVVLLDALPGGLEYSVRLPLFHDGALHRVSVLRDDAVARLRRVKAAVVFSDPEGLRWLLAHPEVPSPGLVLTSAQHLPHALRDAWRQERGVPVLNYYAATETGPLAWECLEAANRGRFHVLTPDVWLEPDGDDVVVTRLRPSVLPLLRYRPGDTGTVRRDACACGFHGWTLTGFGGRGACAFHTPDGRAVDAWSLAWVFKHHPLRAFRLTQVTRERFTLELSGAPPDSVASLCERLTAALRNLGWAAPVVEAASGMQARGEGGPSPVAKPLPFRCELALSG; from the coding sequence GTGACGCTCGGGGTCGCGCCCAAGGCACGCATCCGCCGAGACAGCCACACGCAGCGCCCGCACCTGCCGTGGGCGCTGGACGTGGCGGCGGGGCTCGCGCGGCACGCGGCCACGGGGGACGAAGCCGTCGCCCGCGCGGAGCTGGAGGCACGCCTGCCGGCCCTGCGTGAGGCGCTGTTCGGTTCACCCTACTACGTGCGCGTGCTGCGCGAGTCCGGCCTGCACCCGGGCGACCTGCGGCGGCTGGAGGACCTGCGGCACTTCCCCGCGTTGGACCGCGCCACGCTCGCGCGCCACTGGGAGGACGTGCCCACGCTGCCCGCCGCGTCCGACGAGTGCGTGGTGGTGAAGAGCTCCGGCACCACCGGGGATCCGGTGAACGTGCTGCGCGACCGGCGCGACTGCCTGCTCATGTGGGCCGTGCTGCGCTTCTTCACCGGCCGCGCCAACACCGCGCCCCCGGCGCGTCCGCGCGTGGTGCTGCTGGACGCGCTGCCGGGCGGGCTGGAGTACTCCGTGCGCCTGCCGCTGTTCCACGACGGCGCCCTGCACCGCGTCTCCGTGCTGCGCGACGACGCGGTGGCGCGCCTGCGACGGGTGAAGGCCGCGGTCGTCTTCTCCGACCCGGAGGGGCTGCGCTGGCTGCTCGCGCACCCGGAGGTGCCTTCTCCCGGGCTGGTGCTCACCTCCGCGCAGCACCTGCCGCACGCGCTGCGTGACGCCTGGAGACAGGAGCGCGGCGTGCCGGTCCTCAACTACTACGCCGCCACGGAGACGGGGCCGCTCGCGTGGGAGTGCCTGGAGGCCGCGAACCGGGGCCGCTTCCACGTGCTCACACCGGACGTCTGGCTGGAGCCGGACGGGGACGACGTGGTGGTGACGCGGCTGCGGCCCAGCGTGCTGCCGCTCTTGCGCTACCGGCCCGGGGACACCGGCACCGTGCGGCGCGACGCGTGCGCCTGCGGCTTCCACGGCTGGACGCTGACGGGCTTCGGGGGACGCGGGGCCTGCGCGTTCCACACGCCCGACGGACGCGCGGTGGACGCGTGGTCCCTGGCGTGGGTCTTCAAGCACCACCCGCTGCGCGCGTTCCGGCTCACCCAGGTGACGCGCGAGCGCTTCACGCTGGAGCTCTCGGGCGCGCCCCCGGACAGCGTGGCCTCGCTGTGCGAGCGGCTCACCGCGGCGCTGCGCAACCTGGGCTGGGCCGCGCCGGTGGTGGAGGCGGCTTCGGGGATGCAAGCGCGCGGCGAGGGGGGCCCGTCGCCGGTCGCCAAGCCGCTCCCCTTCCGTTGCGAGCTGGCGCTTTCAGGGTAG
- a CDS encoding aldo/keto reductase: MKTRKLGRQGLTVSALGLGCMGMSEFYAGRDDAESEATLLHALDKGITFFDTADAYGPGRNEELVGRVLGPHRQRIVLATKFGLVRDAANPQARGVNGRPEYVKQACDASLKRLGMDVIDLYYLHRVDPKTPIEDTVGAMADLVKAGKVRFLGLSEVNSETLRRACAVHPITALQSEYSLWSRDPEDGVLQTCRELGVGFVPYSPLGRGFLTGQFKRIEDLPEDDYRRHSPRFQGENFQRNLQLVEHIDRLANQKGCTPAQLALAWVLARGQDLVPIPGTKRRKYLDDNLGALDVTLTEQDLAAIEAIAPPGVAAGERYPTTMQGLLQRDTSSEAR; the protein is encoded by the coding sequence ATGAAGACTCGGAAGCTGGGCAGGCAGGGCCTCACGGTTTCGGCGCTGGGCCTGGGCTGCATGGGCATGTCGGAGTTCTACGCGGGCCGCGACGACGCGGAGTCGGAGGCCACGCTGCTTCATGCCCTGGACAAAGGCATCACCTTCTTCGACACGGCGGACGCCTACGGCCCCGGCCGCAACGAGGAGCTGGTGGGCCGCGTGCTGGGGCCCCACCGCCAGCGCATCGTTTTGGCCACCAAGTTCGGGCTCGTGCGCGACGCCGCGAACCCCCAGGCGCGCGGCGTCAACGGCCGGCCGGAGTACGTGAAGCAGGCGTGCGACGCGAGCCTGAAGCGCCTGGGCATGGACGTCATCGACCTGTACTACCTGCACCGCGTGGATCCGAAGACGCCCATCGAGGACACCGTGGGCGCCATGGCGGACCTGGTGAAGGCCGGCAAGGTGCGCTTCCTGGGGCTGTCGGAGGTGAACTCGGAGACGCTGCGCCGCGCGTGCGCCGTGCACCCCATCACCGCGCTCCAGTCGGAGTACTCGCTGTGGAGTCGCGACCCGGAGGACGGCGTCCTGCAAACGTGCCGCGAGCTGGGCGTGGGCTTCGTGCCCTACAGCCCGCTGGGCCGCGGCTTCCTCACCGGCCAGTTCAAGCGCATCGAGGACCTGCCGGAGGACGACTACCGCCGCCACTCGCCCCGCTTCCAGGGGGAGAACTTCCAGCGCAACCTCCAGCTGGTGGAGCACATCGACCGGCTCGCGAACCAGAAGGGGTGCACGCCCGCGCAGCTCGCGCTCGCCTGGGTGCTGGCGCGTGGGCAGGACCTGGTCCCCATCCCCGGGACCAAGCGCCGCAAGTACCTGGACGACAACCTGGGCGCCCTGGACGTGACGCTGACGGAGCAGGACCTGGCGGCCATCGAAGCCATCGCGCCGCCGGGCGTGGCCGCGGGCGAGCGCTACCCCACCACCATGCAGGGCCTCCTCCAGCGCGACACCTCCAGCGAGGCACGCTGA